In a single window of the Anaerocolumna cellulosilytica genome:
- a CDS encoding sensor histidine kinase — MKLHKFRITGFYSKMLLFCILILSTISLILAAIVSSFAKKYEQAEFLKKYDLTLNNLHNSFELKQRNYNAALDSLFDIPYAYNDLCTFLQIANPYDLEVSTNKNIITALNRICDFDSSCIGILLFSNVTKQLYQFDPKYSSLNQIPLTTDWPEHSPFTLGIMNDTQLMLSSTGFKKPSSNTYGLVGTIFKSSSKTNKVLGQIILLYPTSEFLSVLNSYPLSAEYAYSITDSKQNIIFRSSGDYSDSSDLFLEYPTGNSNNVVSYPTVTTTIGKEAYFTSSIYNGRYDFYTSYQIKKAGYGTGYTQNLILLLALFTCVCSISLYVVTFQLARKKVRIIQKGMSKIGSNNLTYRIPHSKGQDEYSHIITGFNRMCDDLQKNVEQSYVYALQQKNAELYALQTSINPHFLYNTLELIRVQTLHGNPVSASQMILLLAKIYRNQTNREMFISLGEELEQCENLISLYQYRFQNFEYEFYIEDALSPYGLPKNTLQPLIENYFVHGLDKNREDNYLKLDGALITNDGNSYIKLTLSNNGQPITEDELKGLLVKLNQSVFENNESSGFALSNVNNRLRIVFGEDYGIQPGALEDGSGFSITIMIPPVLTAELRERKHTVMQQPKP, encoded by the coding sequence ATGAAATTGCACAAATTCAGGATAACTGGTTTTTACTCCAAAATGCTTTTGTTCTGTATCCTTATCCTTTCCACGATTTCTTTAATCCTAGCTGCTATTGTCAGCTCCTTTGCTAAAAAATATGAGCAGGCAGAATTCCTAAAAAAATACGATTTAACCTTAAATAATTTACATAATTCCTTTGAGCTGAAACAGAGGAATTATAATGCTGCATTAGACAGCCTCTTTGACATTCCTTATGCTTATAATGATTTATGTACATTCTTACAAATTGCAAATCCCTATGATTTAGAGGTATCTACTAATAAAAATATTATAACAGCCCTAAACCGTATCTGTGATTTTGATTCCAGCTGCATTGGTATTCTTCTGTTTTCCAATGTTACAAAACAGCTTTATCAGTTTGACCCTAAGTATTCTTCTCTTAACCAGATTCCCTTAACTACTGACTGGCCGGAACATTCCCCGTTTACCCTGGGAATTATGAATGATACCCAGTTAATGTTGAGCAGTACGGGGTTTAAAAAACCCTCCTCTAATACCTATGGTTTGGTAGGAACTATTTTTAAAAGTAGCAGCAAGACCAATAAAGTATTGGGTCAGATTATTCTGCTCTATCCTACCTCGGAATTCTTAAGTGTCCTAAACAGCTATCCTTTAAGTGCAGAATATGCATACAGCATTACGGATTCCAAACAAAATATAATATTTCGCTCCTCGGGAGACTACTCTGATTCAAGTGATTTATTCCTTGAGTATCCTACCGGCAACAGCAATAATGTCGTTTCTTACCCTACCGTTACTACTACTATCGGGAAGGAGGCGTATTTCACCTCTTCCATCTATAACGGCCGGTATGATTTTTATACCTCGTATCAAATCAAAAAAGCCGGGTACGGCACCGGCTACACCCAGAATCTTATCCTGCTTCTGGCGTTATTTACATGTGTGTGCTCTATCTCTTTATATGTAGTAACCTTTCAGTTGGCACGAAAGAAAGTTCGTATTATCCAGAAGGGTATGTCTAAAATCGGTTCCAATAACCTGACATACCGCATTCCCCATAGCAAAGGGCAGGATGAATATTCTCATATCATCACCGGCTTTAACCGCATGTGCGATGACCTTCAAAAAAATGTGGAGCAGTCTTATGTTTATGCTCTACAACAAAAAAATGCAGAGCTTTATGCCCTGCAAACCAGTATTAATCCACATTTTTTATATAATACGTTAGAACTTATCAGAGTTCAGACTCTACATGGAAACCCTGTAAGTGCCTCCCAGATGATACTTTTATTAGCCAAAATCTATCGTAACCAGACAAACCGGGAAATGTTTATTTCTTTAGGAGAAGAATTGGAACAATGCGAGAATCTCATCTCTCTTTATCAATACCGGTTTCAAAATTTTGAATATGAATTTTACATTGAGGATGCTCTCTCTCCCTACGGGCTCCCTAAGAACACCTTACAGCCATTGATTGAGAATTACTTTGTACATGGCCTTGATAAAAACAGAGAGGACAATTACTTAAAACTGGATGGAGCGCTCATCACAAACGATGGAAATTCCTATATTAAACTGACCTTGTCTAATAATGGTCAGCCAATTACAGAGGATGAACTTAAGGGATTATTAGTAAAATTGAACCAATCGGTATTTGAGAACAATGAATCCAGTG
- a CDS encoding ABC transporter permease subunit: MKRDKKNNLLPRRTNAREKAGFRLFLLTTPILIGVFIFSYVPLLGWIYAFFDYKPGIPVFESQFVKLKWFLMPFNNSVLRDQFLRVMKNTLGINVLYLLAMMLPMIFAVLLMEIRSVKYRKFIQTFTTIPNFISWVLAYSAFFSLLSNEGLINNLLQQWGVLKTPINFLADTSHMWLKMLGYHLWKGLGWGAIIYISAISSIDAEVYEAADIDGAGRLAKIKHVTIPFLIPTFFVLLVLQIGNIVNNGIDQYMVFSNAMNQDYIEVLDLYVYNNGLKLGNISYATAIGMWKSVISLVMVFGANKISKKVRGSSIF; encoded by the coding sequence ATGAAACGAGACAAGAAAAACAACTTGTTACCGAGAAGAACAAACGCAAGAGAAAAAGCTGGCTTTCGCTTGTTCCTGTTAACAACGCCGATATTAATTGGAGTATTTATATTTTCTTATGTTCCTTTGTTAGGCTGGATATACGCATTTTTTGATTATAAGCCAGGTATACCGGTTTTTGAATCTCAATTTGTAAAGTTAAAATGGTTTTTAATGCCCTTTAACAATTCTGTTTTGAGGGATCAGTTTTTAAGGGTTATGAAAAACACGTTAGGTATTAATGTATTGTATTTGTTAGCCATGATGCTGCCTATGATTTTTGCAGTGCTTTTAATGGAAATACGTTCCGTCAAATACCGTAAGTTTATACAAACCTTTACCACAATACCAAACTTCATTAGTTGGGTTCTTGCGTATTCCGCTTTCTTTTCCCTGCTGTCCAATGAAGGGCTTATCAATAATCTGTTACAGCAGTGGGGGGTTTTAAAGACACCGATAAATTTTCTGGCGGATACAAGCCATATGTGGCTTAAGATGTTAGGATATCATTTATGGAAGGGGTTGGGCTGGGGAGCCATTATTTATATATCTGCTATCTCCTCTATTGATGCAGAGGTTTATGAGGCAGCAGATATTGACGGGGCAGGAAGGCTTGCCAAAATAAAACACGTAACCATTCCATTTTTAATTCCGACCTTCTTTGTATTATTAGTTTTGCAGATTGGTAATATTGTAAATAACGGTATAGACCAGTATATGGTATTCTCAAACGCAATGAATCAGGACTACATAGAGGTACTGGACTTGTATGTATATAACAATGGTCTGAAGCTTGGAAATATATCTTATGCAACGGCTATCGGTATGTGGAAGTCAGTTATCAGCCTTGTTATGGTTTTCGGAGCTAATAAGATATCAAAGAAAGTAAGGGGTTCGTCTATTTTCTAG
- a CDS encoding carbohydrate ABC transporter permease → MERKRKRTAVDWAVDSVLYIAFGLFTIACIFPFYYIFINTISDNNLVTTGRITLIPIGLHLENYKNVLKLNTIPPAAFVSLARTIIGTVFIVFVASFPAYAFTRPEYWHRKFWYRFVVITMYFSAGIIPIFLTYKTLHIYNTFLVYILPGVVTPFNLILCKTYIESLPQSLEESAEIDGAGYMQRYLKIILPLSKPILATIAVFSAVGQWNNFMDTVLYIRDKSLFTLQYVLYQYLNQANAIAEIMREDPTAMAQHGLSTLLTPLTVQYTICIVTILPVLLIYPFFQRFFVKGIMIGAVKG, encoded by the coding sequence ATGGAAAGAAAGAGAAAAAGAACGGCAGTTGACTGGGCAGTTGACAGCGTGTTGTATATTGCCTTTGGCTTATTTACTATAGCCTGTATATTCCCTTTTTATTATATTTTTATCAATACCATAAGTGATAACAACTTGGTAACCACCGGAAGAATTACGCTAATCCCTATAGGATTACACTTAGAAAACTACAAGAATGTATTAAAGCTTAATACCATACCGCCGGCAGCGTTTGTATCCCTGGCAAGAACTATAATTGGTACGGTTTTTATTGTCTTTGTTGCTTCTTTTCCGGCATATGCATTTACCAGACCGGAATACTGGCATAGAAAGTTCTGGTACCGCTTCGTAGTAATTACCATGTATTTTAGTGCCGGTATTATTCCGATATTTTTAACTTATAAGACACTACATATCTACAATACCTTCTTGGTTTATATTTTACCTGGCGTGGTAACACCCTTTAACTTGATTTTATGTAAAACCTACATTGAATCCCTGCCTCAGTCTTTAGAAGAATCCGCTGAAATCGATGGTGCAGGGTATATGCAAAGATATTTAAAAATCATACTGCCTCTGTCAAAACCTATACTGGCTACTATCGCAGTCTTCTCAGCAGTGGGGCAATGGAACAATTTTATGGATACCGTATTATACATCCGGGACAAGAGTTTATTCACTTTGCAGTATGTTTTATATCAGTATTTGAATCAGGCGAATGCTATTGCAGAAATTATGAGAGAAGATCCAACAGCTATGGCACAACATGGACTATCCACTTTGCTGACACCTTTAACGGTGCAGTATACTATCTGTATTGTAACCATACTGCCCGTATTATTAATCTATCCGTTTTTTCAAAGATTTTTTGTAAAAGGAATTATGATTGGGGCTGTAAAAGGGTAA